The genomic stretch AGCTTAAAGTGATGATGGCATCTTTAGACCATGCTTTTGGGAAGTGTTTTTGTATGCTGCAGtatgaatctttttttttttcaactggaCTTTGTCATTTTATCTgtccttcagctgcttttcaAGCTTCCAGaactgaaacagcaaaaaaacaagaaatgctgCTGTTAATGATGCAGaacttgcatttgttttgacAGGATTTGACCGTCATCTCCTGGGTCTCCTTCTCATAGCACAGGAGCAGGGACTGCCAGTGCCAGAACTCTTTGTGGACCCTGCCTTCACAGCCAGGTAACTGGTGGCCTTGTACTGTGAAGAAGTTGTGTCCCTTggtaccgagggctcactttgttACATCGGCCTTAAGTGTGATGATCTCTTGATCTGCATGacaaaattacttttgttttgtgATGTTTTACAGTGGAGGAGGTGGGAACTTTGTTCTTTCAACTAGCCTGACTGGCTACACCAGGTTTAGTGGATGTGCACTCCCTATGGTACATCACGGCTACGGCTTTTTTTATGCAATCAGAGATGACAGGTAAGGATGTTGTTTCATTTTCGATGTGGTTCTGACTGTATCGTGATGGGAAGAGCAGCAAACAATTAGGATTAGGGAAGGAATGTGGCTGAACATTTTGAAAAGTGAGATAAAGGAGAATAGAGGCATTAACATTCTGAAAAACACAAGTGGGAGGAAGGACAGATGGTGGAGGTGAAATGACAAGATGCTGATACAGAGTAGAAAGCAAAGAGGGGGGAAGTTGAGAAGAGGAACAAGAGGAGGtacctttaaaaataagtgttGTTCTTAGACATCATCAACTGCAAAggtgtttgtttaaaaaaaaaaaaaagaaaaaaaaagtagctatTGCCTGGGATAGACCAGCTGGAGTACAGGAGAGCATGGAGTAAGGAGGAGAAGCTAACGCATTTGGCTTCACTTCTCTTAAAAGGGTTGGGAAAAATGCAACTTTGACTTACTCACCTTTTGGACAAAAATTACTACTTGTTCAGCAAATGAAGTAAATGGAGTGCATTGAGATGACCTGCTTTTTTATGATCTAGTTTATTTTGGGTGGCTTGTGTCTAAAGCTAACTGCAGATTTCATTGCAGATTGGGTTCCGTTTGAGCGTACAAACCAATATACTTTCACTGTTgctctgttaaaataaatagataaaggTTGAGATGTAATGGGtaaatagaaagagaaaagtacTTTAACCTTAAACTAGTTgcagagaagaaataattgaagcattttcaaatataaGCAAAGTGATGTCACTGTGTGTGTAGAAATCAAAATACTCTGTTTCAGGATCTGTAAACATTGTCATTACTGAAGGCCCCAGGGCCCTGTATTTTCTGGATGTTGAGATAACTTGTTTATTTGCCAGTTTTTGATTTAGAGCTTGTTGATAATTTGATATTTCAGAGCAGTTTGTGTAATGTGTCCAAGACTGTGACAACTAGGAGTGATAACTAACTCCATTGTTTTCTGTATTGACAGGattgttgttttgtgttcttCCTGGAAGTCGTGCCCAGAGACCAGTGCAGAAGTGCTGTGCAGAACTTTATTCCAGTGTTTCCAGGACGTGCTTCAGTTAACAGTTACAGCTCAGCTATAAAATTGATGATGATAAGAGCCTTTGCAAGTTCACAAGTTATTTGTAGTACTTATAAGTGAAACGCGGTGTAAGAGAACTGTTATATTCAAGCTAAGACTTCTAATAATTTGCATGAAGTCTTCCTCTTTTGGTGGGATCTACACTAAGTAATGTGGCCATTTGCAACAACAATGCAAGCAGTAGAACTATGCAATATGATATGCCTCAACAATGCAAACACTTTTGAGAAACACGGTGTTGGAAATGGAGAACTTTTGGGAGATTTGTATTTATGATCTTAGTAGTAACATGTAGTCTaatggtactgtttttgccagTGGAGCACTTAACTGTGTACTTTGGAATAACCACATGATTGTCTTAAGAGATTGTGCTGCCTGGTTCGAGTGGTTTATGAAGTAGCCTGATGGGGGCAGCCCTTCTATATGCTATTTtctaaattctttcatttttgctacCTGGCTtgcataaaataaatgcatctctGATAGGGATGTTCCCATTGCATTTATAATATACGAGCATTACAATGTGAAGTATTTTGAATCTCAGTAATACAGAAAGTAGCATATTAATTCAAAATGCATTGGAGTTTACATCATCTAGTGAGCTGTgaatttctctgctgctttacaCTAGTAATACACAGCAACAGAGAGCACTGAATACAGTTTGAGATGCTCGGGATTTTAAGATTTGATTCCTCTGTTTGAGCAGCTTTTAATCTTacttctcttaaaaaataaaattattcaaaaaaatcagtgttgtACTGTTGGGGAACTGACGCTGAACTTGAAACTGAGATTCTAAAGTAcctcttgctttcttctcaATTTGAGGGATTGAGATGAGGGAATTGAGAGATTAAGAATGATTATGTTTTTTACAGCAACAGCTGCATCCTCAGCTAGCACTGATTCCCCTCTTCTTGCCCCTCAGAAGCTTTGGTTGGTACAGGGAGAAAGATATTTTATACAGCGTGAAATCTGATGAAGGGTGGCAAGTTTGTACAAGGAATAGGTTGGTGCCTTCTGTCTGTGAGTGCTGGTGCGTTCCTGTGTGACCAAGAGCTActccttttctttgtgaaatctgcttttctcaaattcttttgGCTGCCTATTGGCATGTGTCTCTCTGCCATAGTTCTCACTCTGGAAGGCAGAGAGAGTGGAAAGCTGTAACATGTAGTTTCCATGATCTTGTAGAGACAGCTCCTGAATCCTGAACAGTAGTAACTGGTTTTCATCCCTTCATTCACTAGCATCCTACTTAAGAGCCTCCTGCCATGAACCTGGACACTGCATCTATGTTTCCCTTTGCTCTAGAGGGCATCTGTGCTCTGTACATACCTCTGTCCTCAGCCCTCCTCCCTATTTTTATAGATAGCAGAGCTGAGaggcagcagtgctctgctcagagccctgtgaGACAGAATGGGCTGTCTGCACCATGAGAGCTGTACTTGGCAGCCTGGCAAGTCAGCTGGGCTTTTCGTAATCACAGTGTACCTTTAATTGGAGCAGCTGTAAGTTTTTGCACTGATAGAAGAACAGTCGAAGAATGTAAAGTTCTTAAATAACTGGGGTACAGTTTTTTTATTAGTCTTGGGATTTAAGGAAGCTATTTACAGAATTCTAACAAACTCAAAGTACTGAAATACCCTAAAGAGTTTCATACAAAATAATGAACCAGCTGtacagctgcatttcagcaacAGATGCTGCCCATTGTCATACGATGTGAGGTCCACTTTGAACATTGACCAGTGAATAGTAGAAGCCTTtttcagccaggagctgctgatgAGTCCCTTGCTCTATGACCTTGCCATTCTGGATCACAGCAATCTTGTCAGCATTCTGGATGGTGGACAGGCGGTGAGCTATCACGATGCAGGTGCGGCCTTCTCTGGCTTTATCCAATGcttcctggacagcctgtgcaaTGAACAAACCAAAAGGAAGATTATCCATGCAGCAGTTCAGATCTCAGGCTGCAGAGAATGCCTGACCTGTAACTGCTAGAGGAGGGTAGTCACGATACCACCTGTGTGCagtgtgagcaggtggatgatCTGCTCAGCCTGGGTGGTAGAGCTAAAGGAGGAAGTAGAAAGGCTGAGGAGCATCCAGGATTGTGGGAAGGGGATCGATTGGTAGAGTCACACTCTGCTATCCCTACAGGAAGGGTGTGGGGGAGATGCTTCTCAAGCAGTGGGGGATTATCTGCTGTCTCATGGTCAGGTGGGACTTCAGGACACCGGGAAGATTTGTGAAGGGATCAGGAGCTCAAATTGTGTTCTCCTCTGGCCTCTCAGTTGGTGACTGGGATCAGCAAAAAAGGAGGAGGGTGGACACACTGAATGAATGGCTTGCTTTACAAATGGTGTCACACTCAGGGCTTTGGGTACTATGGCTTGGAGCCTTGAGAAAGGGGGAATGCTGGCATTAGACACAAGCTGACTGACTAGAAGGGCCACAAGTATTCTTGAAAACAAGCTGGCTGGGCTGGTTagcagggctttaaactagatatgatGGAGGAAGGGGGTGTACTAGGTGACAGAGAAGCGTGTGGGAACACTGTCACCTCAGGAGGCAGTAAGGGAAAACCTCAGACTTGTCCTGGAGGTGCTAGGGAGGGCTCCTCTGAGAAAGCAACAAGGCCAGTAGCTAagctgaagtgcctttataccaatgcatgcagcatgggaaaCTGTGGCACAATTAGGTAAGTATGACCTAATTGCTATCACGGAAACATGGTAGGATGAATCCCATGACTGGAATACTCTGTTTGAGCACTACAGGGCTTTTCAGAAGGAATAGACTGGGTAGGAGGGGTGGCGGAGTTGCCCTCTCTGTTAGGAAATGGACAGAGCAAACTTTCAGCTGCTCTAGGAACTGCTTAGTGGgatcccctgggaaactgtccttaaggGCATGGGCACAGAAcaaagctggcagctctttaaggacaccCTTCTGAGAGGGCAacagctctccatcccccagcagaaGTTGTTGAGCAAGGGAGGCAGGTGACTGTTATAGCTgtgcaaggacctgcagctaaaactgagagaaaaagagggaaatgaaaagaaagtggaagcagggatgTGTAGTCTGGGAGGAGTACAGGGCTGTGTCCATGTGCTtagagataggattaggaaagccaaggcacagatagAGCTGAACTTGACGAtggatgtgaaagataacaagaaggggttctacaggtacataagcaggagacaggaaaaaatacaaacaaaattctTCTATATACCAGTTGGAGCTTTAACATATGGGTGACAACATCCCAGCCACAGGTCACCCAGCCAACTTGCAAATCACAGTTCCAGTTTGCAGAGCCAACGTACCTTTTCGCTTTCTGTATCCAGCGCAGAGGTGGCTTCATCCAGCAGCAGGATGCGGGGCTGCCGTACGAGAGCTCGGGCAATAGCAATGCGCTGCTTCTGACCACCAGAAAGCAGGGCTCCTTTGTCTCCCACACGTGTattgtatttctaaataaagaAACTAAGCATCAGTGTGGATTTGGATTTGATCCTGTGAGTATGACACTTCAACTGTGTTTCCACATAGGGACAATTCTAGGCAATCCCCAGTAACAGAGCAGGTGAGCATGAGCAGCCCACATGCAGCACATCTCTCGCTGCActcagctgcagagcacagcttgtggtgctgagcaggagcagtgctgtttGGCTTTGGTGATGGATTGGGATGAGAGGAGGACTGAGTCACTGCAAACCCAACAGCCTTGGTAGCCTGGCCATCTGCTTGCCTTTCACCATACctctgtaaattaaaaaaaacagcctgAGAGACATTGTGAGTAATTGAGGATGAACTGGAAGCCGCTCAAATTCAAAACCTAATTCCTATTTAAAGCAAATATAAATTTACTCAAAAAATTTGATTCCAACTCCGCACTCCCTTATTTGTTCGAGATCTTGACTGTCCACTATGTAAACAAATGTACATCTTGTGTCTGAGAGATTAGACCGTGTCTCTTAAGCATGTGGGAAttcactgcttcagaaatatgTCTCTGCGTTTTCTACAGGAGTAAGGACACAGGCTTCAGCCTAttgagcagcagctgggaggctctctgcctgcactcactgcagcagctgctcagtaGAACACCAGCAGGTCTGGGTTCTTTCCCCAGCTGTTCACAACTAAAACTGCTTTTCCCTTCAAAGTGCTGCTTAATTAATGGCAAGAAGTCCCACCGTACGCAAGACTCAACTTATCAgagcaagaaaagcaagagaacaGAGTGGAAACAAGATGATGCCTTTCTGCCTGTTTTCACAAGCCAGCTCCAGGAGTGACTTCATACACTTGGCCAGTGAGCTGACTGTTGGAAAAAGGAGGGTtgaagcagagctctggggcTGCTTTAGCattttcccattgctttcacTTAACTGTAGGAAAGCACTCATCTCCTTTTccagcatttctttttacatcttttGCTCTTCCATGCAGCGCATCTAAAACTTGCCTGAGTGCCAATACCAACTAGGCTATTATTTAACAGACACTACTCCTGGAGAGATGAAGACACCTCCAATTCAGGCATCAGCAGCACTGGAATTGAGTAATGCCTACAACCTGTAGCACCTCCTAGATCTCTATGTGCTCTTCAGATCTTCTaggtgattaaaaaaaaacaaaaacaaacaaacaaaaaaacccacacaaaccCAACAAATATGAATGTCAAATTCagcaaactgggaaaaaaacaaaaatatttttacctgGTATTTCCTTAGAAAAACATGAATATAGGCACTATACTTTTCCCCCATTTGCAATGTGAAAATGAATACTAATTACCTTTGGTAGCGATTCAATGAAGGAATGAATATTGGCTGCTTTTGCTGCACTAATGATTTCCTCATGGGAGACCTCCCGACTGTTGTCCCCATACGCAATATTTTCAGCAATGGTGCAGTCAAACAGGATTGGTTCTTGTGAGACGATACCAATCTGAGCTCTCAGCCATTGGATATTCAGTGTCTTTGTATTTCGGCCATCCAGAAGCTGAAAAGTCAGAAAGAAGATATTGTGATCACAGTACTTTATCTTTGGCTTTATTACTATTAATcatatatttcaattttttttacctAGCAACATTGCAGCCTTTAGCAGCCAGGGCATTGCATGCCCTCAGTGTTGGCTTACACACTtccatgcagcagcagaggtgggcAGATGAGTATTAAAGCTTACAATTTCTATGTTTACAATCAGTAGAATATGATCAGAAGTCTCTATAAATGTAGACAAACTCCAGGTATATGAAGCCATTTCACTGCTCCCTACTTGTTTATCACCCCATCTAGAAGAGCTGATACAGATCTACTTTAACTGCCAATATAGTATTGCTACTACAGACATTTGATACTACAGTGGTGACAGAAATATCTATTTCAGAAACCAAAAGAAAATCCATACCACATAGTGCTTCTGCTCCCTTTATTAGCAGCTTTATCCCATCTCTGTTTTCGTAATCCGATGTCCTGGCTTCTCAAGTGACTTTAATGGGGGACTGTAATGGGCACAGAGTCCTAACCCCATAATTAAATATCTTCTTTGTGCCTCAGGGAGAAGTCTTCTACCACTATTTGCTCGTGTAAAATGAGATACATGTGAAAGATTATCTGCACTGGAGCTCCTTCTCTTCTTGTATTGGACTTATCTGGACATCAGTATCCACAGTTCTATGTTTAACTGTCTCTGCTACATGGATGATTTATTTTGTCAAAAATATGGATCCATATTTCTGCTTTATCCTGATGACTTCCATCTAAAGCAGAATTAATGAGTCTGATGCTTCAAGATCCAAGAAGAAacctttcagattttcttcatccccgcctttctttttttcctccttactcAGTTTGTACCCAACGGATGAAAAAGGACATTTAACTTTATCACCAAGTGCTGCTGTTAGAGGAATTGCTGGTGCAGGAAAAACCaactgcagctctccagcaatGAACTAATTAGTCTGGAACTCAATCCTGAGCTGAAAGCAGAACTTCTCTTAAAATGCTCTTCTTCCTGTAGCCAGAGCTACCCAATTCTGACATAAGCATCTCTGGCTTACATTCAGGACTA from Meleagris gallopavo isolate NT-WF06-2002-E0010 breed Aviagen turkey brand Nicholas breeding stock chromosome 6 unlocalized genomic scaffold, Turkey_5.1 Chr6_random_7180001954903, whole genome shotgun sequence encodes the following:
- the LOC104909237 gene encoding phosphatidylcholine translocator ABCB4-like, whose product is LIVIKPKIKYCDHNIFFLTFQLLDGRNTKTLNIQWLRAQIGIVSQEPILFDCTIAENIAYGDNSREVSHEEIISAAKAANIHSFIESLPKKYNTRVGDKGALLSGGQKQRIAIARALVRQPRILLLDEATSALDTESEKAVQEALDKAREGRTCIVIAHRLSTIQNADKIAVIQNGKVIEQGTHQQLLAEKGFYYSLVNVQSGPHIV